From a region of the Halomonas sp. HL-93 genome:
- a CDS encoding fumarylacetoacetate hydrolase family protein — protein sequence MQPLSHTDTLPDDVDKALLVGRVWRDGQRPGPALITVNNGQVIDITEFGPTMADLLERDDLLEVVQRAKGPHLGSIEALLANSQLPQPQAPYLLAPCDVQAVKACGVTFAVSLLERVIEEQAGGNPAKAAELRDDLQALIGKDLSKIKPGSDEAMSLKKALQARGGWSQYMEVGIGPDAEVFTKSQPLSSVGFGTPVGLHPSSKWNNPEPEIVLAVDSRGQVRGATLGNDVNLRDVEGRSALLLGKAKDNNASCSMGPFIRLFDDHFDIDSVRNCQVSLRIEGEDDDFLLQGESDMREISRDPLDLVSQTIGDHHQYPDGFMLFLGTMFSPIQDRDGKGQGFTHHMNDRVTIATPALGALVNKVGRSDQLPPWTYGIRELMRHLSHR from the coding sequence ATGCAACCACTGTCACACACCGACACTCTTCCCGATGACGTGGACAAAGCGCTGCTCGTCGGCCGCGTATGGCGGGATGGCCAACGGCCTGGGCCCGCACTGATTACTGTAAACAACGGCCAGGTGATCGATATCACCGAGTTTGGCCCGACCATGGCGGACCTGCTAGAGCGCGACGATTTGCTGGAGGTAGTGCAGCGAGCAAAGGGCCCCCATCTAGGCAGTATTGAAGCGCTGCTGGCTAACTCTCAGTTACCACAACCCCAAGCCCCCTACCTGCTTGCCCCCTGCGATGTGCAAGCCGTTAAAGCATGCGGCGTCACCTTTGCCGTCAGCCTGTTGGAGCGTGTGATTGAGGAGCAGGCAGGCGGCAACCCGGCCAAGGCCGCGGAGCTGCGTGACGATTTGCAGGCGCTGATCGGCAAAGATCTTTCCAAGATTAAGCCAGGCTCTGACGAAGCGATGTCGCTTAAAAAAGCGCTCCAGGCCCGCGGAGGGTGGTCACAATATATGGAAGTCGGCATCGGCCCCGATGCGGAGGTGTTTACCAAATCCCAGCCGCTCTCATCGGTGGGTTTTGGCACCCCGGTGGGGTTGCACCCGTCTTCAAAATGGAATAACCCCGAGCCGGAAATCGTGCTGGCGGTGGACAGCCGTGGCCAAGTGCGCGGTGCTACCCTGGGCAACGACGTTAATCTGCGTGACGTTGAGGGGCGCAGCGCCCTGCTGTTAGGCAAGGCGAAAGATAATAACGCTTCCTGCTCGATGGGTCCGTTCATCCGTCTGTTCGATGACCACTTCGATATCGACAGCGTACGCAATTGCCAGGTCTCGCTGCGGATCGAAGGCGAAGACGACGACTTCCTACTCCAGGGCGAGAGCGATATGCGCGAGATCAGCCGCGACCCGCTCGACTTGGTAAGTCAAACCATTGGCGACCATCATCAATACCCAGACGGTTTTATGCTGTTTCTCGGCACCATGTTCTCGCCAATTCAGGACCGCGACGGCAAAGGCCAGGGCTTCACCCATCATATGAATGACCGCGTCACCATTGCGACGCC